CATGAAAtcgtaaagataacgaacagtgatcaatctcataactcctttaaagaatacaaaatagagagttggtcaatcacggacccctggatatgccagaggtgggatcaggtgtttaggaggagtaagcaccccctgtcgaccggtcacacccaccctGCGCCCtatgtcctgatcaggtaaatggagtaatcacTAGTGAAAATCAGTATGTGAAGAacgttcacagggatatatctaGATGTccagttgaaggccacagcaaaataGTTTTTGCTACACTTTGTTCCCGAATCCTGTGTGCATATTACTTATTGTGTATGTAAATGCTGacttattcaaatgaaataaagtttaaactaagaacgacctatcaatcggtatgaagcacgtcaggCAGTATTTTACCAAGTGATAGATtgaattggcaaactagatcaatATACCGACCATAGAATTCACGACATGcttaacatcaacttgtttgtcagtagcctgtccgtccatttaaaaactgatcatgtGTGGAACAAGCTTTTTTATTATCGAATGACTTGATATATAttaacaccatatacaggtgataaaggaacaatgctacataaatatggaagttGACAACGGAGAAGcggaaatcatcccgtttgtcataaagttgacaTATCAGTTTGCCgtaatcattttcaataaaatatctaagtacgaagcaaatGTGAAGGACTCGTGTGACACATTGTAGTTTAATAACCCAAGGTTAACAGTACATGTGTTCTCTATATAACATGCGTATTTGGCAGCAACTTGTTGGAAACAGCTTTGTAACATATGTAccaccgcggtggccgagaggttagagcgttcgtcccgcatgcggaagcccggggttcgaatcccggtcgcgacagacctaagtcgttaaaacaggtagtgacagttccatcgccaaacgctcggcattatgtgtgaatgtcacgggtcctcggagatgaccttaaaaacggatgacccgtgtcacagtaggtgtggcacgctaaagaaccctcactgttcaatgaccgtaagcgccgagcataggcctaaatttgaagcccttcaccggtcttggtgacgtctccatatgagtgaaaaattctcgagcgagacgttaagcaagatacaatcaatcaagcaTGTAACATATGTAGTTTTAATATAGCATctagaaaacaaaaacaagtgtTTTGTGTATAATATTCAGGAGTGGTTTTGGTGGAACGTTGAAGTGTGTGTATTAAACACATGTGTACATCTTGTCACGTGAACATATGCAAAattataggtacatgtagggACAACAATTCTTGATAGAAATAGAGAGATAAGGcaacatttaaatgatatttttgaTTAAGAGGTTATCagatttctatattttttctaGACTTCGTTTCCATTGGCGGAAATAACTGGACTTTTGAAGTTACCAAGAAGTGTTTGGACTTGCAATTTACCATCTTTAATCGTTCGATGGAAGAAAGGAGGCAAATAATTCCTGTATGCAGAACTTCAGAGgtttattttgaaacaaaattcaaCTTTCACCAGCCCCTACCTGAGTTTGGATTCCCAAGTCAATGTTTACAAAGGGCACTGCAGAAATTATGCAGGGACGGATTCCTTGTACCCAACGTTCTTCACTATATTTGGTTTGGAAAAAGACATTTTGATTTCGTACATTTTATCTCTTTTTATAGTGGATATAAAAAGCAAAAGCCTTGTCTTATTTTTCTATTCGCTGATGTCCTGCCGTACGGCCATTGGTGGAACTACCTGCTTGTTTTAGTCCCCAATATAATGTATATCAAAGTGAATCAACCGACAGAAATAGCTGGGAAAAGGATTAAATATGTTCAACATGCTGCTGACATTTTCAGAATTTGGATTTTGAAAGGTACCTCTTTGTCATTCAACATCTCTGTACTTCTTCTTCCATTATTTTAGCCATTGCACAACCTACGTCTCTGGGCGTCTGATCCCATCACTGAGGTTttcaggggtcagtgtttgctttatactcaattttgtattctaaggcatttatgagattgatcaatgctcattttcaattattttgtcaATTCACTGGTCATCCACTGTGCATATAGAATTCAAACAGATTGATATTTATGTTTGAATGATGATTGATATTTATAGTAAATTAATTTCTGCATACTTTACAATACTGATAGAAAAAATTGTAATGCATTCATCTAGACGTTATATTACACCTGCATATAAATCTCGAGACATTAAGCACCCAAAATGTACTTTTATCCTATttttacacacatatacacatatctacatatacaaacatacaaatatacataaatactcatacacacacaaaaacatatacacatgtatacacatacgtatacaaacacacacatatataatatatatgtacatgcatatatataacatataacTTTGTTTTCCAAATTAATTTATAATACAATACGCAATTAATTTTATGCAACTCGAACATTTTTTTACGATCTGCATACTGCACATAATTTGATTTTCGTGAAATCTAGATATATTTAGCCATTACATCTAGAATGATTTAACGTGAGCATTTGTCTTTGATAAATAGGTGCAGTGATTTTCGGTTACgaaaaataattctttaaagCAATGGATATTTTTTATTCGtataaataatttttgaacCCACTATTCACATTTGCAGTTCTGCTAAAAGCAATTTAATTTTTTACGAAGTCTTATTTGTTAGAAATCATAATCCTGTGATATAATTTGCCCTATTAGGATTTGTACTCACATTTtagtatatttttaaatttttcattgttATCATATTTTCTTACAGAATATGGTGGAATATACGTCGACACTGACGAAATACTTTTACGATCGCTAGACGACTTTAGAGATAGCTCATACACTATGGGTCTAGCACACGATGGGTCCGTAGGCAGTGCGCTGATCATGGCTGTTAAAAACGCCCCTTTCTTATCTAAATGGAATGAGAGTTACAGATCGTTTCATCCAAATGAATGGGGAAATAACTCTGTTCTCATGGCAAGGACACTTGCAACTAAATATCCCAAACTAATCAACCTCCAGGACCATCACTGTGTGTTTTTCCCCCATGGTAATTTATTAtatgatagtaattacaaaTGGTCACATAGTTATGCAATTCACGTCTATCATCAAGACCGCATGGATATACTTAACCAGTATGACGGCACAACTATTCAAACATTGAACAATACTTTAGGCGCTGTTGGGCGGTATATCTTGTACGATGATAAAGAGTTATGTGCCTAAAACTACAGAACTGTTATATTTATAGTGCGTAACGCGTATGCGTGCGCGCGCGCGTGAGCttgtgcatgtgtgtgtgtgtgtgtgcgtgtgtgtgtgtgtgtatgtgtgtgtgtgtgtgtgtgtgagagagagagagagagagagagagagagagagagagagagagagattaaatACAACAATTAGACGAATAATCAAAGTACTAAGAGTACTGATAAGCATGTTTTTTAGAAGAATATTATACTTCACCTTTGATATTTTGACCTGGAAATCAATAAAGGTCATATACTCTTTAAGAGCAAAAACTGTCTCAAGTTTACTTACTGTCAAATgcttctcaaaatattgaacagacgATGTTTCTCGGTATTGTCGTAGTTTGACTCAATAATCAACACGGGTCTCTGTAGGGACAAACACGATGTGAGATATGCTAACTATCAAGCAAGAGGTTCTTTGAATAAAAAGCAGACAACACCTCTATAGACGGAACCAAGATTTTTGTCTGAAACAAAATTACTTCTTTTATAAAATGGTCATAAAAATAGTAACTACAgacaagttttacatgaaaatgtttaatGCATCTAAATGTAATCACGTAAATAGCAAGACGTGTATCAACTAAATTGCaggaaaaaatatcaaaggttGGAATAccacatgtttttatttgaacttcagagtacttgttcgtggaatcagagtggtgtttaacaaagtaagtttttggatgactgatcactagatatgaatatttcctttttccaattttgttgaagaagcaactgtctatgatgtcaaaaagtctagtccttaatctatcgtgaggaatggtcgtgtatagtattgaaaagtcatagcttttgattttatttatttgggaaaagttttgcgatttcaagtttactaaaagttctttagaatttttagaatccacatttgattaacaccacttctggcatatgtagtgttAGCTAGACCACGTGTTGAGTTATTCATTCATAGAAATCAGTCTGATTTCTTAGCGTAATCCAGCTACCGGATTATCACAGTATGTAAACTTAATTTCAATATCCATTATATAAGGTTAATGTCATTTGGCAAAATATCAATATCTCCCTCAAACTGAAGAAGATTATATTCCAAATACGTAGTTTGTCAGGGAAAATTGCTTGAGCGTAAGTAACACATAATATGTCCTCCGACATCTTTCTACACCTCAAAACATTAAACGATTGTGATTTCAAATACGGTACCAACTTTAGCTGAGAAATTTGGCGTTCATTTGTAGTTCCAAACATATAATTCAACAACACTCTCTTCTCTGACTTTTTCTAGGATTTTCGCATTGGCGGGAATGTCTTActaagaacaaggtacggttgtatatataaaaaggcccaaaaaatttctctccataaaatgtgtctggaattaaccttaatcagcgttttaagaaagtaaaataaatgccaggtatactatgtcaacaaaatcagaatgatagtcctaaatggatagcattatgacatcatgaataagacatttcccgcctttttctcaaaataagcctgaaaactttcaaatgtcatacaaatcattgctcaggaaaagatgtgcgcatttgtcgagcaaaatgaaaatgatatatattgtgtattattttgagatgaaaaacatgcttcaatatgaatttgctcgacgcatgcgctgtgtgttttctaaaaggaaaaccacctgaatttgtggatattttcattgaaaatggcatttttgcaattttatgccaacttcaagctctcgtcatatgacacaaatcattttgctgatcaaactgagtgaattttgggtttgctaaactattccttaattgaatgccagAATTTGAGCTCCatgtgaaatcatcaatattttgggccagatgactgtagaaactgtacctacttctttaacTGACCTCATTAACTTGATACACTACGAATTTGCCAAATGGCATTAACCTTagtgaatattttaattatgttttaaataaatatactaTATGCTCGCTGGGATTTCCCACTGATaacagaatttattttttaggCAATAACCCAACGAGTTTCGCCCCTGTGGTTTACATGCTATTGAAAATGGTAAAGAAATGCAATCCTGAAACCCTCTTGAAATTTGTTTCTCCTTTGGAACAATTAAAATGTACGTCGTATATCTTGTAATGAATAAtgaagttcaatattcaaagttttaaaacataacGAAAACGCAAAATTACATCACGAAGGACATTAAAATCATGCATCATTGCTAATTGTCAATGTATCAGGAATGGTTGTATTCCAAGATATACTTTCATAGAATGGTTACATCTAGCGTTTTGATTTCATTATCATTAGGGactggtcaatatttattgggggttGTGTGTTGGAACCGGTGCAAAATGTGATAGGACGTAATTTTGGACTCgaaccatttttatttttaacactggtaggagagaaatatttttattgcaaatgtatcaATGAAAAGAACATATAGATAAcaaagtatttcaaacttttaatcaAAATTCTAGAACTTATCTATCTTATAAACAATAATATTGAAGTCTATGCATGCTTTATTTTATGTACaagttgaatatactagagacaatttgcaataaaatactggacctttgaattttaaaaaaaaaattaaaacatgtaattaaaattcacaaaataaGTATCCAGCTGTGAATAAAGTTACAGCAATTACATGTACGGTTTGCATGGAATATTGATttcaatcaaagaaaataaaaatggtaaatCATGTTGGTCATATCTTGAAGGATACAGACCAGAATTCAGCTAAAGTCTAAACCCATCTTTAATAATTTGAGAGAAAATGCTGAGATACAGTACTGATGACAGTAGTAGTGAAAGTGAAAAGGAAATTTATACATCATTTTCAAGGAGAAGAGTAAAGATTCCAGAAAAATTCAAGGACTATCATATGTGATCTGTaacaatgataatgaagtaaaatGGTTgttaaaacatacatatatacttatttatCAGATAGGAAATACACTTTTTATTACAAATCTGATATAGGACAGCATCTTATTGTGTATTCTTAGGAGATAGGACataggggttttttttaaatggtaatatgaaatgcaccggtcccaaccccCAATAAATTAATAATCGTCTTAATTGcatt
This genomic window from Ostrea edulis chromosome 4, xbOstEdul1.1, whole genome shotgun sequence contains:
- the LOC125670759 gene encoding uncharacterized protein LOC125670759; protein product: MKLQGLMKANRNRPPEEESCDIEYALSKAKINRSATMDNFYPAHKNFVSIGGNNWTFEVTKKCLDLQFTIFNRSMEERRQIIPVCRTSEVYFETKFNFHQPLPEFGFPSQCLQRALQKLCRDGFLVPNVLHYIWFGKRHFDFVHFISFYSGYKKQKPCLIFLFADVLPYGHWWNYLLVLVPNIMYIKVNQPTEIAGKRIKYVQHAADIFRIWILKEYGGIYVDTDEILLRSLDDFRDSSYTMGLAHDGSVGSALIMAVKNAPFLSKWNESYRSFHPNEWGNNSVLMARTLATKYPKLINLQDHHCVFFPHGNLLYDSNYKWSHSYAIHVYHQDRMDILNQYDGTTIQTLNNTLGAVGRYILYDDKELCA